The Castanea sativa cultivar Marrone di Chiusa Pesio chromosome 11, ASM4071231v1 genome contains a region encoding:
- the LOC142616234 gene encoding heavy metal-associated isoprenylated plant protein 47-like translates to MDGQRCFFRIKKGDEARTKAMKIAVGISGVESACLKGQDNDQIEVKGEGIDTAKLAMLLRKKVGYASIVSVAEDKEETEKEEETKIQYMAGTHSHGYNLPPYALLFCEIREPCHDTYACTIL, encoded by the exons ATGGATGGCCAGAGGTGTTTTTTTCGCATTAAGAAAGGCGATGAGGCCCGTACAAAAGCAATGAAGATAGCAGTTGGCATTTCAG GGGTGGAATCAGCATGTTTAAAAGGTCAAGACAATGACCAAATAGAGGTAAAAGGCGAGGGGATTGATACAGCTAAACTTGCAATGTTGCTAAGGAAGAAAGTAGGGTATGCGAGCATAGTAAGCGTTGCagaagacaaagaagaaacGGAGAAAGAAGAGGAAACGAAGATACAGTACATGGCTGGGACTCATAGTCATGGATATAATTTGCCTCCATACGCATTGCTATTCTGTGAGATTAGAGAGCCCTGTCATGACACATATGCTTGCACCATCttgtaa